Sequence from the Nocardiopsis sp. YSL2 genome:
GACGCCGTCGCCGCGTCCGGCGCGGTCCCGGTCCTGCTGCCCCCGCTGGAGGGGGTGGCCGACGCGGTGGCGCGTCTGGACGGGCTGCTGCTGGCGGGCGGCGGCGACCTCGGCCCCGGCCTGTACGGCGCCGAGGAGGAGGAGCACACCGCCGGAGTGCAGGCCGCCCGGGACGCGGCCGAGGGCGCCCTGCTGGCGGCCGCGCTGGAGCGGGGGATCCCCGTCCTGGGCGTGTGCCGGGGCATGCAGCTGCTCAACGTGGCCCGCGGCGGCACGCTCGTGCAGCACCTGCCCGACCGGGTGGGGCACGACGGGCACCGCCTCAGGACGGGGGTGTTCGACGGCCATCCCGTCACGGTCGCGCGGGGCACGCGCACCGCGGCGGTCCTGGGCCGCACGCGCCTGGACGCGCCCTCCTACCACCACCAGGCCGTGGACGTCCTCGGTGAGGGCGTGGTCGCCACGGCCTGGGCCGAGGACGGCACGGTCGAGGCGCTGGAGTACGCCGACAACGGCGACGTGATCGGCGTGCAGTGGCACCCGGAGATGGGCCGCGACCCGGCCCTGTTCGACTGGCTGGTCGAACGGGCGTCGGACCGGTGTGGCAGGCTGGCGGCCGACCCGTCCATCTGAGCCGGAGGCACAGTGCCAGCCAACTCCAGCGGTACCGGAAGCGACCACTACGACGTCCTCGTCATCGCGGGCACGGGTGTCGACACCGTCGTGCGGGTCGACACCCTGGCCCCGCCCGAGGGCGACTCGGTGTTCGTGCCGCCGGTCCTGGACTACGTGGGCCATACCGGCAACGGCGTGGCGCTGGGCTGCCACGCCCTGGGACTGGCGACCAAGTTCGTGGACTTCCTGGGCGACGACGTCCAGGGCCGCATGGTCCTGGAGGCCTACGCCGAGCGCGGGCTCGACTTCAGCCACGTCGTCTCGCCGCACGGCACGCCCCGGGGCGTGAACCTGGTCGACGCCCAGGGCCGCAGGTTCTCCTACTTCGACGGCCGCCACCCCGCAGACCTGCGGCTGCCCCGCGAGTTCTACCTGCCCTTCGTCGAGCGTGCCCGCCACGTGCACATGTCGATCATGGGCCACAACCGGGACGTCTACGACGACCTGGAGCGGCTGGGGGTGCCCAGCTCCACCGACCTGCACGACTGGGACGGCCGCGAGGAACACCACCTGCCCTACGCCCTGCGCTCGGACCTGGTCTTCCTCAGCGCCGCCGCGATCCACGGACGGGTGGGCGAGGTGATGCGCGGCGTACTGGAGCGGGGCCGGGCGGGGCTGGTCGTGGCCACCGACGGCGCCGAGGGCTGCCACGTGCTCGAACGCGGCTGGGCCGAGCCCGTCCACGTGCCCGCCGCCGACCCCGGGGCACCGGTCGTGGACACCAACGGTGCGGGCGACTCGTTCGTCGCGGCCTTCCTGCACGCCCGCCTGGAGGGCGCGCCGCCCCTGGAGTGCGCGCGGGCCGGAGCGGTGGCGGGCGCCTTCGCCTGCACGACCGCCGGGACGCACACGGACTTCCTGACCCTGTCAGGCCTGCGCCACCTCACCGGTGATGGCGACGCGTAGTGTGCCCTAGTGTTTCGGCTGGGGAGGCACTGTGGACAACGAATGGTTCGGGCGTCGGACCTACCGGTGGTCGGACTGGACGCTCGAGGGGCTGGCGGAACTCAAGCGGCGCAGCGGGACGACCGTCAGCCTGGTGATCCCGGCCAAGAACGAGGCGGCGACCGTCGGCGGCATCGTCGCCCGGGTGCGCGCGGCCCTGGTGGAGGACGTCCCCCTGGTCGACGAACTGGTCGTCATGGACTCCGACTCCACCGACGACACCGGCGCGCTGGCCGGCGCGGCCGGGGCGCGGGTGCACCGCGTCGTGGACGTGCGCCCCGACCTGGGCCACCACCGGGGCAAGGGCGAGGCCATGTGGAAGTCGCTCTTCGTCACCTCCGGCGACGTCGTGGCGTTCATGGACGCCGACCTGGTGGAGTGGGACACCCACTTCGTGTCGGGTCTGCTGGGCCCCTTGCTGTCCGAGCCGGGGGTGGGCCTGGTCAAGGCCTTCTACGACCGGGTCCTGGACCACGGCGGCGCCGGCACCAACGAGGGCGGCCGGGTCACCGAGCTGGTGGCCCGTCCCACCATCGCGCTGCGCTGGCCGGAGCTGGCGGGCGTGGTCCAGCCGCTGTCGGGGGAGTGGGCGGTGCGCCGCGAGCTCCTGCGGGACCTGCCGGTGCCCACGGGCTACGGGGTGGAGCTGGCCGTGCTGGTCGACACCTACCTCAGGCGGGGGACCGACGCGATCGCCCAGGTGGACATGGGGCGGCGCGCCCACCGGCACCAGAGCCTGCGCGGGCTGGGGATGATGGCCACCGAGCTGTTGGCCGTGGCCGACCGCCGGGCCGGAGTCGGTCAGGGGCGCGAGGCGGTCGAGGTGCGCCAGTTCGGCACGGGCGGACGGACGACGACACGTACGGTGAGTGTGGTCGAGCGGGGCCCCGCGGCGCGGGTGGCGCCCGCACCGGAGTGGCACCAGGGAGAGGTGGCCGATTCGTGCTGAGACTGCGGGGCCGGGAGTACGCCCCGGACGCGGCGCTGGTGATGGCGATCGTCAACCGGACCCCGGACTCCTTCTACGACCGGGGGGCGACCTGGGACGACGGGCCCGCGTTCGAGCGCGTGCGCCGCGTCGTGGCCCAGGGGGCGGACATCGTCGACATCGGCGGCATCAAGGCGGCCCCGGGCGAGGAGATCGGCGCGGACGAGGAGAAGCGCCGGATCGTCGACTTCGTGGCGGGGGTCCGGCAGGAGTTCCCCGACCTGGTCATCAGCGTGGACACCTGGCGTGCCTCGGTGGGCCGGGCGGTGTGCGAGGCGGGCGCCGACCTGCTCAACGACGCCTGGGGCGGGTACGACCCGGAGCTGGCCGAGGTGGCCGCGGAGTTCGGTGCCGGGCTGGTGTGCACGCACACCGGCGGGGTGACCCCGCGTACCCGGCCGCACCGGCTGCACTACGACGACGTGGTGCGCGAGGCGATCGACTCCACCGTGGCCCTGGCCGAACGCGCGGTGGCGCTGGGGGCGCCCGCGGAGTCGGTGCTGATCGACCCCGCCCACGACTTCGGCAAGAACACCTGGCACTCGTTGGAGCTGACGCGCAGGCTCGACGAGATGACGGCGACCGGGTGGCCGGTGCTGGTGTCGCTGTCCAACAAGGACTTCGTCGGCGAGACCCTCGACCTGCCCGTGGGCGAGCGGCTGACCGGCACACTGGCGGCGACCGCGGTGTGCGCCTGGCACGGGGCGCGGGTCTACCGGGTCCACGAGGTCGTGGAGACCCGCCAGGTCCTGGACATGGTCGCCACGATCAGGGGTGTACGGCCTCCCTCGCGGGCAGTGAGAGGCTTGGCGTAGGACGTGCGCGCGCGAGACGTCCTGGAGGAGGCTCGATGATCGTCGGAACCGCTGTCTGCCCGCATCCGCCGCTGCTGCTGCGTGAGCTCACCGGTGGGCAGGACGTCGCCGCGGACCTGCGCAAGGCCTGCGAGGCGGCGCTGGCGTCCCTGGTCGCGCTCGCCCCCGAGGTGGTCGTGGTCGTGGGAGGGGCCGACACCGGTGGCCGGCACGCGCCGGGGGCGGCGCCGGCCGGGGCCTTCGGTGCCACGGGGGCGCGGCCGGCGGAGGACGCGCTGCCGCTGAGCCTGGGCGTGGCGGGCCGGCTGCTCGACGCGGTCGGCGGTCCGGTCCCCGTCGAGATGTACGCGGTGGCCTTCGACGCCGACCCCGGGCAGGTGGCGGAGGCGGCGCGCGCGATCGCCCGCCGCCCGGAGCGTGTGGGGCTGCTGGTGATGGGCGACGGCAGCGCCCGCCGGGGCGTCAGGGCGCCCGGTCACCTGGACGAGCGCGCCTTCGCCTTCGACGAGCGCGTGTGCCGGGCCCTGGCCGAGGCCGACCCGTCGGCGCTGCTGGGTCTGGAGCCCGGCCTGGCCGCGGAACTGCTGGTGGCCGGACGCGCCGCCCTGCAGGTGATGGCGTCCGCGGTGGTGGAGGACGGCGCGTCCTACCGGTCCGAGGTGCTCTACGCCGACGACCCGTTCGGGGTCATGTACACGGTGGCGGTGTGGTCGTGCGCCTGCTGATGAACGAGGTCGCGCCCGGAGCGGCCGAGCCCGGCGACCCCGTCGACGACGCCGTCCTGGAGGCCCTCTACGCCTACCCCGACACGAGCGCGCGGCCGTGGGTGCGGGCGAACATGGTCTCCACGCTGGACGGTGCCGCCGCGGGCAACGACGGCCGGACCGGGACCATCAACACCGAGGCCGACCTGGTCGTGTTCACGCTGCTGCGGGATCTGGCCGACGTGGTCCTGGTGGGCGCCGGGACGGCGCGTGCCGAGGGCTACCGCCGCCCCACGCCGCGCACCGGTGCGCGGCGCCGGAGCGCCGAGGCGCAGGGGCGTGCCCCGCACCCGGCGCTGGCGGTGGTCACCCGCACCGCGCACGTGCCGCCGCTGCTGGCGGCCGAGGATCCCGACCGGGGACAGGTGTGGCTGGTGACCTGCCAGGAGGCGGGCGAACCGGCGCTGGAGCGGGCGCGTTCGGTACTGGGCCCCGAACGGGTGCTGGTGCTGGGCGAGACGGAGGTCGACCTGGTCGCTGCGGTGGACGCGCTGCACGCGCGGGGGCTGTCCCGGATCCTGTGCGAGGGCGGTCCGCGGCTCCTGCGGGACGTGGCCGCCGAGGGCGTGCTCGACGAGCTGTGCCTGACCGTCGTGCCCGTGCTGGCCGCGGGGGCGGAGCAGCGGATCACCGCCGGCGCGGCCGTGGACCAGGAACTGGTGCCGCGCCTTCTGCTGGAGGGCGGGGGAACGCTGCTGCACCGGTGGATCCGCCCCTGATCCGGGCCCGCTGCGTTCCACCCGTGGTGGGCTCCGACCGCCGCCGAACCGTCGGGAGCCGCGTGTGGAGACCGGAGACGGGCCCCGGCCGCCGGGATGACCTCCCGGGACGCGTTCGCCCGGGTCGGCCAGGCGATCGAGGGTCACCTGCCGGTGTCGGCGCCGTCCTCAGGCGGAGTCGGCGGCGACGATGACGCGCAGAGCGGCGGGCCGCTTGGTGAACCGCACCGTGTCCCCGCACTCCCACACCTCGCCGTCCACGGAGATCTGCCGGTGGTCGGGCGGAAGGGCGAGCGTGAGCCCCGTGGTGAGCCAGGTGGAGTAGCCGTCCCCGCCCCGGGGGCGGTCGAGCAGGATGTCGGTGAGGGCGCGCCACCGGGGCGAGCGCCGCGCCGCCCCCAGCACCCGCACGTCGAGCCGCCCGTCGTCGAGCCGCTCGCGCATCGCCGGGAAGCGACCGTGCGTGCGGTACCGGCAGTTGCCCACGAAGGCCCACCACACGCGGGTCGGACGGCCGTCGATGCGGGTCGGGGTGGGTTCGACGTTCCTCAGGTCGCGCCACAGGGCCAGGCCGAACGCCGGCCACTTGCCGATCCTGGGCGCCCAGCGGTCGCGGCGCCGGACCAGGCGCGGGTGCGAGCCGAACGTCGCGGTGTTGAGGAAGACCCGGCCGTCGGCCTCGCCCACGTCGACCCTGGCCAGGTGGCCGGTCGCGTAGGCCCGCAGGGCGGTCTCCACCGAGGTCAGGCCGAGGGTGCGGGCGAAGTTGTTCAGGGTGCCGGTCGGCAGGACGAGCAGTGGCCGGTCGTGGTCCAGAGCGGCGCGGGCCCCGGCGTTGGCCGTCCCGTCGCCTCCCGAGACCGCCAGGACCCGGCTGTTGCGGGCCGCCTCGTCCATCACCGCCGCCATGTCGTCGTCCGGGGTCAGCGGCACGATCCGCGCCTTCGGCAGCGACCGTGTCACACGGTCCGCGGTGTCACCGAAGCTCGGCGCCCCGATCCCCGTCCCGGCGGAGCGCGGGTTGACCACCACGGTCACGTCGGCGCCCTCGGGTTCGGTGCCGGCCGTGCCCTCGAAGGTGGTGCGCGCGCCCGAGACCAGTTCCGGGCGGGCGGGAAGGACGACCCGCGACAGCAGGGCCGCGGCGGAGCCGATGGCCAGGCCCCCGGCCACGTCGCCGGGGTAGTGGACGCCGCTGTGCACCCGGGACAGCGCCACGGCGCCGGCGATGGCCCAGACCACGGCGGACAGCGGGCGCGGGGCGTCGGCGGCGATCCCCCCGGCGAAGGCCACCGCGGCGGCGGTGTGCCCCGAGGGGAAGGAGGAGTTGCCGTAGGCGCGGTAGGGGCGACGGGCGACCGGGACCCGGGAGCTGTCCGGACGCGAACGGGTGACCAGGTTCTTGACCACGAAGGAGGCGGCGTTGGCGGCGCCGGCGGAGGCGATCGCCCGCAGCGCGGTGCGGCGCAGGCGGGGCCCGCCGGTGGCCGCGAGCGTGGCCGAGACCAGCAGCCACGGCGCCATGTGGTCGGTGGCCTGGACGAAGCGGGGGGTGACCGGGTCCAGCACGGGCGGACCGATCGCCGTCACCCTGTCGTAGAGGTAGCGGTCGGCACGGCTGAAGGGTCGTGACAGGCGCAGTCGCATGCTCCCCAGGGTGGTCCCGTCCGGCCTCGGAGTCCAGGACCCGGCGGGTATGGATCGCCCCACATTTCGTGATCGATCCGTGACATATCCGGGGCAATCCGCCCTGTCGTTCCGCGACGAATCACCCGTGTCCGATCAGCGAACGAGTAAAGGAACCCATGGTCACGGGCCATACCGTCCCCCGCCGCAGGATCGCCGTCGTCGGCTCCGGGATCTCCGGGCTGACCGCTGCCCACATCCTGAGCCGGCACGCCGACGTCACCCTCCTGGAAGCGGACAGCCGCCTCGGCGGGCACGCGCACACCCACCGCCTGGGAACCGCGGGTGGCGCGGAGCTGTCCGTCGACAGCGGCTTCATCGTGCACAACCGCCGCACCTATCCCCATCTACTGCGGTTGTTCGAGGAGTTGCGGGTACCGACGCGCTCCACCGAGATGAGCATGTCGGTGCGCTGCGACGGGTGCGGCCTGGAGTACGCGGGGGCGCGGGGCCTGCCCGCCCTGCTGCCGAACCGGTCCCGGCGCAGCGCCGCCTACCTGCGCATGCTGGCGGAGGTGCCGCGCTTCCACCGCGCTGCCCGGCGCGTGCTCGACTCCGGTCCGCCCTCGCCGGCCCGCGAGCCGACCCTGGGCGACTTCGCCCGCCACTACCGCTTCGGGCCGCACTTCGTCGCGCACTTCCTGCTGCCGCTGGTGTCCGCGGTGTGGTCGTGCCCGCCGGGGACGGCGCTGGACTACCCGGCCCGTTACCTGTTCGCCTTCCTGCGCCACCACGGCATGCTCTCCGTGTGGGGATCGCCCTCGTGGCGGACGGTGGTGGGCGGTTCGCACGTGTACGTGGACCGCGTGGCCGCGCGTCTGGCCTCGGTGCGCACCGGCACGCCCGTCAGCGGTCTCGCGCGGACGGCCCACGGAGTGCGGCTGCGGGCCGGCTCCGAGGAGCTGGAGTTCGACGCGGCCGTGGTGGCCACCCACGCCGACCAGGCCCTGGACCTGCTGGAGTCGCCCACCCCGGTCGAGAAGGAGGTCCTCGGGGCCTTCGGCTACGCGCGCAACCGCACCCTGCTGCACACCGACACCTCCGTCCTGCCCCGGGACCGCGCCACGTGGGCGAGCTGGAACCACCGGCTGTCCTCGTGCGAGCCCGACGACGCGCCGGTCCGGGTCAGCTACCACATGAACCGCCTGCAGCACCTGCCCGGCGCCGAGCAGTACGTGGTGACCCTCAACGACCAGGGCACCGTGGGCTCCGACAGGGTCGTGGCCGCCATGGACTACGCCCACCCCGTCTACACGCCCGCCTCCGTCGCGGCCCAGCGGCGGCTCGTCGAGCTCAACGACGGCGTCGTGGCCTTCGCCGGGGCACACCACGGGTGGGGCTTCCACGAGGACGGGTGCCGGTCGGGGGTCGTCGCGGCGGCGAGCCTGGGGGTGCGCTGGTGAGCGACCCCGGCGTCCCGGCGCTCTACGAGTCCACCGTGCGCCACGTCCGCGCCGAACCCGTGCGGCACGCCTTCGCCTACCGCACCTACTACTGGCTGGTCGACCTGGACGCCCTGCCGCGCCCGCCCTGGCCCCTCCGGCTCCTGGGCGGGTTCCACGCGGCCGACCACGGCGACGGCGCGGCCCGGTCCACCCGGGCCGACATCGACGCCTACCTCGCCGGGCACGGGATCGACCTCGCCGGCGGCCGCGTGCTGATGCTCGCCCACGCCCGGGTGCTCGGCCACGTGTTCAACCCGCTCACCGTGTACTGGTGCCACGACCGCGGCGGACACCTGGTCCGTGTCGTGGCCGAGGTCCACAACACCTACGGCGGGCGGCACCGCTACCTGCTGGAGGTCGACGAGCGGGGCCGGGCCGAGGCCGACAAGGAGTTCCACGTGTCCCCGTTCAACCGGGTCGAGGGCCGCTACCGGCTCAGCCTCCCGGCACCCGGGGACCGCGTCGCCCTGACCGTCGCCCTGCACCGCACCGGCCGACCGCCCTTCGTGGCCTCGGTGCGGGGCGTACACCGCCCGGCCACCCCCGGGGCGCTGCTGCGGCTGGCCCTGCGGCACCCCCTCGCCCCACTGGTCGGCGCGCTGCGCATCCGCCGCCAGGGGATCGGGCTCTACCTGCGCGGCCTGCCGGTCCACCCACCGCGGGCCCACGACCGTGGACGAAGAGAACGAACGGACGAAACGCGATGAACACGACCCAGGACACGACCGACCGGCGCCGGACCCCCGACGTCGACGCCCGGCGCTGGCCCGACGTCGCCCGGATCCCGGCCCGCGGGCCGCGTACCCCCGTGGCGCGCGCCCTGGCCGGGCACGCCGCCGCGCGCGCCGGAGTCCGACTGCACACGGGCCCGGGAGAGCCCGCCGCCGCCGACCCGCCGGTGCTGTGCCTGCGCGACCCCGACGCCTTCCACCGGCGGCTGGCGGCCGGCGGGCTCATCGGCTTCGGTGAGTCCTACATGGCGGGGGAGTGGGACTCACCGGAGCTCGTCCGCCTCCTCACCGTCCTCGCGCAGGGGTACGAGGAGCTGGTACCGCGGCCCCTGCGTCCCCTGCGGCACGTGACACTGCCCCGCAGGCCCGCCCTGGAACGCAACACCCGCAGCGGCGCGCGCCGGCACATCAGCCACCACTACGACCTGTCCAACGACCTCTTCGCGACCTTCCTCGACCCGACCATGACCTACTCCAGCGCGTTGTTCGAGGACGGTGAGGAGCGCGACCCCGCCACACTGGCCCGGGCCCAGCGGCGCAAGATCGACCGCCTGCTGGACGGCGCCGGCGTCACCGACGGCACCGAACTCCTGGAGATCGGCACCGGCTGGGGCGAACTCGCCGTGCGCGCCGCGCGCCGCGGCGCCCGGGTCACCACGGTCACGCTGTCGTCGGAACAGCGCGACCTGGCGCGCGAGCGCGTCGCGGCGGCCGGACTGGGGGACCGGGTCCAGGTGGAGCTGCGCGACTACCGCGACGTCGAGGGCAGCTACGACGCCGTGGTGAGCGTGGAGATGGTCGAGGCGGTCGGCGAGCGCTACTGGCCGGTCTACTTCGCCGGGCTCGACCGCCTGGTGCGCCCGGGCGGGCGGGTCGGTCTGCAGAGCATCACGATGGAGCACGGCCTGATGCGGGCGTCGCGCAACTCCTACACCTGGATGCACAAGTACATCTTCCCGGGCGGTCTCATCCCCTCGGTCACCGCCATCGAGCAGCAGTTGCGGGACCGGACCCGGCTGAGGGTGGTCGACCGGCTCGCCTTCGGCGCCGACTACGCCGACACCCTGCGGTTGTGGCGCGACTCCTTCGAGGGTGCCGCCGAGCGCGTCGCCGAACTCGGCTTCGACGACACGTTCCGCCGCATGTGGTCGTTCTACCTCGCCTACTGCGAGGCCGGGTTCCGGGCGGGCATGATCGACGTGGAGCAGATGGTGCTGGAGCGCTCCCGGTGACCGCCGTGGCCGGGCTCGTGTCCACGGGTGCCCTGAACGCCCTGGCCCTGGCCGCGCTCATGCTCGGCGCCTTCGCCGTGGGCCGCCGGGTGGGGCGGCACAGTGTCGTGGACGTGGCGTGGGGCATCGGGTTCGTGCTGGTGGCGGGGGTCAGCCTGCTGACGGCCACCGCCGACCGGGGACGGGCCCTGCTGCTCTTCGTCCTCGTCGCGGTGTGGGGGGTGCGCCTGGCCGCGCACATCCACCGGCGCAGCCGCGGCGGCGGGGAGGACCCCCGCTACGACCGCCTGCTGTCGCGTGCCCCGGGCAGCCGTGACGCCTACGCCCTGCGCATGGTCTACCTGCTCCAGGGCGCCCTGGTGTGGCTGATCTCCCTGCCGGTCCAGGTCTCGGCGCACGCCTCCGGCCCTCTGGGCGGAGTCGCCGCGGCCGGAGCGGCGCTCTGGCTGTTCGGCTTCCTCTTCGAGGCGGTCGGGGACGCCCAGCTGCGCCGGTTCAAGACCGACCCGGCCAACCGCGGGCGGATCATGG
This genomic interval carries:
- a CDS encoding gamma-glutamyl-gamma-aminobutyrate hydrolase family protein, encoding MSPIIGVSAYSQPARWGVWEMPAVLLPGAYTDAVAASGAVPVLLPPLEGVADAVARLDGLLLAGGGDLGPGLYGAEEEEHTAGVQAARDAAEGALLAAALERGIPVLGVCRGMQLLNVARGGTLVQHLPDRVGHDGHRLRTGVFDGHPVTVARGTRTAAVLGRTRLDAPSYHHQAVDVLGEGVVATAWAEDGTVEALEYADNGDVIGVQWHPEMGRDPALFDWLVERASDRCGRLAADPSI
- a CDS encoding carbohydrate kinase family protein, which produces MPANSSGTGSDHYDVLVIAGTGVDTVVRVDTLAPPEGDSVFVPPVLDYVGHTGNGVALGCHALGLATKFVDFLGDDVQGRMVLEAYAERGLDFSHVVSPHGTPRGVNLVDAQGRRFSYFDGRHPADLRLPREFYLPFVERARHVHMSIMGHNRDVYDDLERLGVPSSTDLHDWDGREEHHLPYALRSDLVFLSAAAIHGRVGEVMRGVLERGRAGLVVATDGAEGCHVLERGWAEPVHVPAADPGAPVVDTNGAGDSFVAAFLHARLEGAPPLECARAGAVAGAFACTTAGTHTDFLTLSGLRHLTGDGDA
- a CDS encoding glucosyl-3-phosphoglycerate synthase, translated to MDNEWFGRRTYRWSDWTLEGLAELKRRSGTTVSLVIPAKNEAATVGGIVARVRAALVEDVPLVDELVVMDSDSTDDTGALAGAAGARVHRVVDVRPDLGHHRGKGEAMWKSLFVTSGDVVAFMDADLVEWDTHFVSGLLGPLLSEPGVGLVKAFYDRVLDHGGAGTNEGGRVTELVARPTIALRWPELAGVVQPLSGEWAVRRELLRDLPVPTGYGVELAVLVDTYLRRGTDAIAQVDMGRRAHRHQSLRGLGMMATELLAVADRRAGVGQGREAVEVRQFGTGGRTTTRTVSVVERGPAARVAPAPEWHQGEVADSC
- the folP gene encoding dihydropteroate synthase, with translation MLRLRGREYAPDAALVMAIVNRTPDSFYDRGATWDDGPAFERVRRVVAQGADIVDIGGIKAAPGEEIGADEEKRRIVDFVAGVRQEFPDLVISVDTWRASVGRAVCEAGADLLNDAWGGYDPELAEVAAEFGAGLVCTHTGGVTPRTRPHRLHYDDVVREAIDSTVALAERAVALGAPAESVLIDPAHDFGKNTWHSLELTRRLDEMTATGWPVLVSLSNKDFVGETLDLPVGERLTGTLAATAVCAWHGARVYRVHEVVETRQVLDMVATIRGVRPPSRAVRGLA
- a CDS encoding pyrimidine reductase family protein, with translation MVVRLLMNEVAPGAAEPGDPVDDAVLEALYAYPDTSARPWVRANMVSTLDGAAAGNDGRTGTINTEADLVVFTLLRDLADVVLVGAGTARAEGYRRPTPRTGARRRSAEAQGRAPHPALAVVTRTAHVPPLLAAEDPDRGQVWLVTCQEAGEPALERARSVLGPERVLVLGETEVDLVAAVDALHARGLSRILCEGGPRLLRDVAAEGVLDELCLTVVPVLAAGAEQRITAGAAVDQELVPRLLLEGGGTLLHRWIRP
- a CDS encoding bifunctional phosphatase PAP2/diacylglycerol kinase family protein, whose product is MRLRLSRPFSRADRYLYDRVTAIGPPVLDPVTPRFVQATDHMAPWLLVSATLAATGGPRLRRTALRAIASAGAANAASFVVKNLVTRSRPDSSRVPVARRPYRAYGNSSFPSGHTAAAVAFAGGIAADAPRPLSAVVWAIAGAVALSRVHSGVHYPGDVAGGLAIGSAAALLSRVVLPARPELVSGARTTFEGTAGTEPEGADVTVVVNPRSAGTGIGAPSFGDTADRVTRSLPKARIVPLTPDDDMAAVMDEAARNSRVLAVSGGDGTANAGARAALDHDRPLLVLPTGTLNNFARTLGLTSVETALRAYATGHLARVDVGEADGRVFLNTATFGSHPRLVRRRDRWAPRIGKWPAFGLALWRDLRNVEPTPTRIDGRPTRVWWAFVGNCRYRTHGRFPAMRERLDDGRLDVRVLGAARRSPRWRALTDILLDRPRGGDGYSTWLTTGLTLALPPDHRQISVDGEVWECGDTVRFTKRPAALRVIVAADSA
- a CDS encoding NAD(P)/FAD-dependent oxidoreductase, whose translation is MVTGHTVPRRRIAVVGSGISGLTAAHILSRHADVTLLEADSRLGGHAHTHRLGTAGGAELSVDSGFIVHNRRTYPHLLRLFEELRVPTRSTEMSMSVRCDGCGLEYAGARGLPALLPNRSRRSAAYLRMLAEVPRFHRAARRVLDSGPPSPAREPTLGDFARHYRFGPHFVAHFLLPLVSAVWSCPPGTALDYPARYLFAFLRHHGMLSVWGSPSWRTVVGGSHVYVDRVAARLASVRTGTPVSGLARTAHGVRLRAGSEELEFDAAVVATHADQALDLLESPTPVEKEVLGAFGYARNRTLLHTDTSVLPRDRATWASWNHRLSSCEPDDAPVRVSYHMNRLQHLPGAEQYVVTLNDQGTVGSDRVVAAMDYAHPVYTPASVAAQRRLVELNDGVVAFAGAHHGWGFHEDGCRSGVVAAASLGVRW
- a CDS encoding DUF1365 domain-containing protein, which produces MSDPGVPALYESTVRHVRAEPVRHAFAYRTYYWLVDLDALPRPPWPLRLLGGFHAADHGDGAARSTRADIDAYLAGHGIDLAGGRVLMLAHARVLGHVFNPLTVYWCHDRGGHLVRVVAEVHNTYGGRHRYLLEVDERGRAEADKEFHVSPFNRVEGRYRLSLPAPGDRVALTVALHRTGRPPFVASVRGVHRPATPGALLRLALRHPLAPLVGALRIRRQGIGLYLRGLPVHPPRAHDRGRRERTDETR
- a CDS encoding cyclopropane-fatty-acyl-phospholipid synthase family protein, with the translated sequence MNTTQDTTDRRRTPDVDARRWPDVARIPARGPRTPVARALAGHAAARAGVRLHTGPGEPAAADPPVLCLRDPDAFHRRLAAGGLIGFGESYMAGEWDSPELVRLLTVLAQGYEELVPRPLRPLRHVTLPRRPALERNTRSGARRHISHHYDLSNDLFATFLDPTMTYSSALFEDGEERDPATLARAQRRKIDRLLDGAGVTDGTELLEIGTGWGELAVRAARRGARVTTVTLSSEQRDLARERVAAAGLGDRVQVELRDYRDVEGSYDAVVSVEMVEAVGERYWPVYFAGLDRLVRPGGRVGLQSITMEHGLMRASRNSYTWMHKYIFPGGLIPSVTAIEQQLRDRTRLRVVDRLAFGADYADTLRLWRDSFEGAAERVAELGFDDTFRRMWSFYLAYCEAGFRAGMIDVEQMVLERSR
- a CDS encoding DUF1295 domain-containing protein gives rise to the protein MLGAFAVGRRVGRHSVVDVAWGIGFVLVAGVSLLTATADRGRALLLFVLVAVWGVRLAAHIHRRSRGGGEDPRYDRLLSRAPGSRDAYALRMVYLLQGALVWLISLPVQVSAHASGPLGGVAAAGAALWLFGFLFEAVGDAQLRRFKTDPANRGRIMDRGLWAWTRHPNYFGDACVWWGLFLVASGSWWVLVTLPAPLVMTFLLTRGSGQRLLDEHMAGRPGWAEYARRTSAFVPLPPRRRTR